A part of Pectinophora gossypiella chromosome Z, ilPecGoss1.1, whole genome shotgun sequence genomic DNA contains:
- the LOC126379833 gene encoding uncharacterized protein LOC126379833 — protein MVQKLLLEISNQLTVDVMDRAFKLKTGSQDWVKHMEVTRAAPAGTGLLGAVFRIKLYGENHIATFIAKAMVQDRLLRKSLQPEKYFEREVRFFSEVLPMLKEIQKSAGAKENIQNIVPICYAYHCDGVNDFLLLEDLRERNCVAFSDNPTKCERDAILTTLAHLHAVSMALRVKKPIDFAKLANVLHDVYYTDSNRAWYSVYFQNAIDICLKTLAEFEDPTTSVYYNKFLKLVSDDPYELLIKIASNQSIHPAINHGDAWIPNYLGTGNKAVAIDFQLARCTSPVTDIMMFLSMNCRELRNKSDAFDDMKVYHNALAYFLEDMGLNADEVYSWKDLKQDLKVFGKFGILTSLTSIPLICSTRCDVLGEFEKKYSGLDKIPLEELWELTPFQTIEEKKYLVKSVRNAVDMELI, from the coding sequence ATGGTGCAGAAATTGCTACTAGAAATATCAAATCAGTTGACGGTGGATGTGATGGATAGAGCCTTCAAGCTGAAGACCGGCAGTCAGGACTGGGTGAAACACATGGAAGTGACCAGAGCGGCACCAGCAGGCACAGGGCTCTTAGGAGCTGTGTTCAGGATTAAATTGTATGGTGAGAATCACATCGCAACGTTTATCGCTAAGGCAATGGTACAGGACCGCCTGCTAAGAAAAAGTTTACAAccggaaaaatattttgaacGAGAAGTCCGTTTTTTCTCTGAAGTTTTACCAATGTTAAAAGAAATTCAAAAATCTGCGGGCGCTaaagaaaatatacaaaatattgttCCCATTTGCTACGCATATCATTGTGACGGAGTTAACGATTTTCTTCTCCTGGAAGATTTACGTGAACGAAATTGCGTGGCCTTTTCTGATAATCCAACAAAATGTGAACGCGATGCGATTTTGACGACACTAGCTCATTTACACGCCGTGTCCATGGCTCTGCGAGTAAAAAAACCAATCGATTTTGCTAAATTGGCTAATGTATTACACGACGTTTATTATACTGACTCCAATAGAGCTTGGTACTCAGTGTACTTTCAAAATGCTATTGACATATGCTTGAAGACTTTGGCTGAATTTGAGGATCCAACTACAAGTGTGTATTACAATAAATTTTTGAAGCTTGTTTCTGATGATCCATATGAACTGTTGATTAAGATTGCCTCAAATCAAAGTATTCACCCGGCAATAAACCATGGTGATGCGTGGATCCCTAACTACCTAGGCACAGGGAACAAAGCTGTCGCCATTGACTTCCAGCTGGCGAGGTGCACATCTCCAGTCACAGATATAATGATGTTCCTTTCAATGAACTGCAGAGAACTAAGAAACAAGAGCGACGCTTTTGACGATATGAAAGTATATCATAATGCCTTAGCTTACTTTTTGGAGGATATGGGCTTGAACGCTGATGAGGTGTATTCATGGAAAGACCTGAAGCAAGACCTGAAGGTCTTTGGTAAATTTGGCATTTTGACTTCGTTGACATCAATTCCTCTCATCTGTAGTACGAGATGCGATGTTCTTggagaatttgaaaaaaaatatagtggACTAGATAAGATACCGCTTGAAGAGTTATGGGAATTAACGCCCTTTCAGACGATTgaagaaaagaaatatttagTTAAATCTGTGAGAAACGCTGTAGATATGGAACTCATTTAA